The proteins below are encoded in one region of Syngnathus acus chromosome 2, fSynAcu1.2, whole genome shotgun sequence:
- the spryd4 gene encoding SPRY domain-containing protein 4 isoform X1, producing MALPGSVARLCCLAGRTVNFISARQRPKIVLWTAGRLFITSPANTNSKSKFGPFADLQFRLDEKTAHSSLDLFKKDTGVIYRMLGLDPSHTQDNPERFRDWAVVFGDEKITGGRHYWEVTVKRSQEFRVGVAEALMSRDDCVGTSSSSWVFGYAQRKWFAMTNNKIVPVTLVGKADRVGILLDFEAATLGLVDIEKRKIVHSIRGRFKIPLCPAFGLWDGELLTHSGLTEPEGLEG from the exons ATGGCGTTACCGGGCAGCGTTGCTCGATTGTGTTGTCTGGCCGGACGAACTGTCAACTTTATTTCAGCGAGACAAAGACCAAAAATTGTTCTCTGGACGGCGGGAAGACTATTCATTACGTCGCCTGCGAACA CAAATAGTAAAAGCAAATTTGGCCCATTTGCAGACCTGCAGTTCCGCCTTGATGAGAAGACAGCTCACAGCAGTCTGGACCTCTTCAAGAAAGACACAGGCGTCATTTATCGCATGCTGGGTCTGGACCCCAGCCACACGCAAGACAACCCCGAGCGTTTTCGTGACTGGGCCGTGGTGTTTGGCGATGAGAAGATCACCGGCGGGCGCCACTACTGGGAGGTGACGGTCAAAAGGTCCCAGGAGTTTCGCGTGGGCGTGGCCGAAGCGCTGATGTCCCGCGACGACTGCGTGGGTACCAGCAGCTCCTCATGGGTGTTTGGCTATGCTCAGCGCAAGTGGTTTGCCATGACCAACAATAAGATCGTTCCCGTCACCTTGGTGGGCAAAGCGGACCGTGTGGGCATCTTGCTGGACTTCGAAGCGGCCACTCTGGGGCTGGTCGACATTGAGAAACGAAAGATCGTTCATTCCATTAGGGGGCGCTTCAAGATTCCCCTCTGCCCTGCCTTTGGACTTTGGGATGGGGAGCTGCTCACGCACTCGGGTTTGACAGAGCCGGAGGGTCTCGAGGGATAG
- the spryd4 gene encoding SPRY domain-containing protein 4 isoform X2 codes for MALPGSVARLCCLAGRTVNFISARQRPKIVLWTAGRLFITSPANNLQFRLDEKTAHSSLDLFKKDTGVIYRMLGLDPSHTQDNPERFRDWAVVFGDEKITGGRHYWEVTVKRSQEFRVGVAEALMSRDDCVGTSSSSWVFGYAQRKWFAMTNNKIVPVTLVGKADRVGILLDFEAATLGLVDIEKRKIVHSIRGRFKIPLCPAFGLWDGELLTHSGLTEPEGLEG; via the exons ATGGCGTTACCGGGCAGCGTTGCTCGATTGTGTTGTCTGGCCGGACGAACTGTCAACTTTATTTCAGCGAGACAAAGACCAAAAATTGTTCTCTGGACGGCGGGAAGACTATTCATTACGTCGCCTGCGAACA ACCTGCAGTTCCGCCTTGATGAGAAGACAGCTCACAGCAGTCTGGACCTCTTCAAGAAAGACACAGGCGTCATTTATCGCATGCTGGGTCTGGACCCCAGCCACACGCAAGACAACCCCGAGCGTTTTCGTGACTGGGCCGTGGTGTTTGGCGATGAGAAGATCACCGGCGGGCGCCACTACTGGGAGGTGACGGTCAAAAGGTCCCAGGAGTTTCGCGTGGGCGTGGCCGAAGCGCTGATGTCCCGCGACGACTGCGTGGGTACCAGCAGCTCCTCATGGGTGTTTGGCTATGCTCAGCGCAAGTGGTTTGCCATGACCAACAATAAGATCGTTCCCGTCACCTTGGTGGGCAAAGCGGACCGTGTGGGCATCTTGCTGGACTTCGAAGCGGCCACTCTGGGGCTGGTCGACATTGAGAAACGAAAGATCGTTCATTCCATTAGGGGGCGCTTCAAGATTCCCCTCTGCCCTGCCTTTGGACTTTGGGATGGGGAGCTGCTCACGCACTCGGGTTTGACAGAGCCGGAGGGTCTCGAGGGATAG
- the LOC119118321 gene encoding glutaminase kidney isoform, mitochondrial-like has product MHCLKALRTANFQLFKNAGLTTRVGADSSILSKTQQAVFLPCRVTASPHTHRALHQHTGPDVDPGHTKLMSSMEDLLFYTITDGREMIPLSQFISALRKTGLWTSDPRLRDCMRQIRKFTLDSLEPAMMDKTFFRRCVGNNIMLLTKAFRKMFIIPDFQVFTQKINEMYDSAQRQDGGQVANYIPQLAKFSPDLWGASLCTIDGQRHSVGDTKVPFCLQSCVKPLEYAIAVHELGSEHVHRFVGKEPSGFGFNKLSLNKEDRPHNPMVNAGAIVISSLIKPDSKTAERFDYVMDFLKRTAGSEYVGFSNATFQSERVTGDRNYAIGYYLKEKKCFPENADMIDALDFYFQLCSIEMTCESGSVMAATLANGGICPITGERVLSTDAVRNTLSLMHSCGMYDFSGQFAFHVGLPAKSGVSGAVLLVVPNVMGMMCWSPSLDRLGNSVRGIHFCQELVSYFNFHNYDNLRHFTKKHDPRKGLGDEPNQSIVNLMFAAYSGDVSALRRFALSTLDMNQRDYDSRTALHVAASEGHIEAVIFLTDECKVNPYIKDRWGNTPLDDARQFDHHVIATILQQYQLAYSGGESASFKEERKTTMDTLNIIN; this is encoded by the exons ATGCATTGTCTGAAAGCTCTGAGGACAGCCAACTTCCAACtatttaaaaatgccggaCTCACCACCAGAGTTGGAGCTGACAGCAGTATTTTGTCCAAGACGCAGCAAGCTGTTTTTCTGCCCTGTCGGGTCACGGCATCACCGCACACCCACAGAGCCCTTCATCAGCACACCGGTCCTGATGTGGACCCAGGACATACCAA GTTGATGTCCAGTATGGAGGACCTTCTTTTCTACACCATCACCGACGGTAGGGAGATGATCCCCCTGTCGCAGTTCATATCA GCTTTGCGAAAAACAGGTCTGTGGACCTCTGACCCTCGACTACGTGACTGCATGCGTCAGATTCGCAAGTTCACACTTGACTCCCTGGAACCAGCCATGATGGACAAAACGTTCTTTAGAAG GTGTGTGGGTAACAACATTATGCTGCTGACTAAGGCTTTCCGAAAAATGTTCATCATCCCAGACTTTCAAGTGTTCACTCAGAAGATCAATGAAATGTATGACAGTGCACAGCGTCAAGATGGAGGACAA GTCGCTAATTATATTCCTCAACTTGCAAAATTCAGCCCTGACCTTTGGGGAGCATCTCTGTGTACCATCGATGGACAAAG GCACTCAGTGGGTGACACCAAGGTTCCCTTCTGTCTACAGTCGTGTGTCAAGCCACTGGAGTATGCCATTGCTGTACATGAACTGGGCAGCGAACACGTCCACCGGTTTGTGGGCAAAGAGCCCAGTGGATTCGGGTTCAACAAACTGTCGCTGAATAAGGAGG ATAGACCACACAATCCAATGGTGAATGCTGGAGCTATCGTTATCAGTTCTTTAATAAAG CCTGATTCCAAGACAGCAGAGAGATTCGACTAT GTAATGGACTTTTTGAAGCGTACAGCGGGATCAGAGTATGTTGGCTTCAGCAATGCAAC GTTCCAATCAGAACGGGTGACGGGCGATCGGAATTATGCAATTGGTTATTACctcaaggaaaaaaag TGCTTTCCCGAGAACGCTGACATGATTGATGCCCTCGACTTCTACTTTCAG CTGTGCTCCATCGAGATGACGTGCGAGTCGGGCAGCGTCATGGCGGCCACGCTGGCCAACGGCGGCATTTGTCCAATCACTGGCGAGCGCGTGCTGAGTACAGATGCGGTTCGGAACACGCTGAGTCTCATGCATTCCTGCGGGATGTACGACTTCTCCGGACAGTTTGCCTTCCAT GTGGGCTTGCCCGCTAAATCTGGGGTTTCGGGTGCCGTGCTCCTGGTGGTCCCCAATGTCATGGGTATGATGTGTTGGTCTCCCTCGTTGGATCGTCTGGGGAACAGCGTGCGAGGCATTCATTTCTGCCAG GAGCTAGTGTCTTATTTTAACTTCCACAATTACGACAACCTGAGACATTTCACCAAGAAGCACGACCCCAGAAAAGGCTTAGGTGACGAGCCG AACCAGTCCATTGTAAACTTGATGTTTGCGGCCTACAGCGGCGATGTCTCTGCTCTAAGGAG GTTTGCTCTTTCTACTTTGGACATGAATCAGAGAGACTACGACTCTCGAACAGCGCTCCACGTTGCTGCCTCAGAAG GTCACATAGAAGCTGTGATCTTCCTCACTGATGAATGTAAAGTGAATCCTTACATCAAAGACAG ATGGGGGAACACACCTCTGGATGACGCCAGGCAGTTTGATCATCACGTCATCGCCACCATTCTGCAGCAGTACCAGCTTGCGTACAGTGGCGGGGAGTCGGCCAGCTTCAAGGAGGAGCGGAAGACCACCATGGACACACTGAACATCATCAACTGA